The genomic window GCACGATTGAACGATTACAAGGAGAGGGGTTGCACGATTGAACGATTACGGGAGAGGGGGTTGCATCTAGGGTTTAAGTCCCCTAATACGCCCCATCTCTAAACACCGAGAATGCTACCTCAAAAAGGGTAGCATTTTTTGTGTCAATAAACGGAACCCTTTTTTTAATCGTTCAACAGTAGCCCGGAGTAAAGCAATGTGGGGTTGAGGCCATGGGGATACTTTTTATCCCGCGAGACAAGTGAACTATTATTTTGGATAGGCCGTATATATGAAACCGTTGTCACATATGTTGCGAAGTCTTTTCAAGAGATGGAAAACAGAAAAGAGAATCTGTTTGTGAAATATCTTGGCTTTTATGTATTGACATTATACAGCCAAGGTATAATAATACATATGAACGATTGTTCAACCGTTCAATGTTCAACGAGGGAGGTAATAATATGGCAAGGAAAATACAACCAGCTGAAAGCTGCGACTGTGATGTTATACATGAGGATACTGTTAATCAAGTTCGAAAAAAAATGCCTCAAGAAGAAACTCTATATGATCTCGCGGATTTATTTAAGGTCCTCGGTGATTCAACAAGGATTAAGATTCTTTGGGCTTTAGATGAGGCAGAGATGTGCGTTTGCGATATTTCGTTCTTATTAAATATGACCCAATCAGCAATTTCACATCAACTAAGAGTCTTAAAACAGGCTGAATTGGTAAAAAGCAGAAGAGAGGGAAAGATTGTATTCTACTCACTTGAAGATGTACACGTAAAGCAAATATTTGATCAGGGATTAATTCATATTTCAGAAGGAAGAAAGTAAAGGAGGAGTAAGGAATGTTAAAGAAGGAAGTAATTTTAGAAGGCTTAGATTGCGCGAATTGTGCAGCTAAAATTGAAGATGAGGTTAATAAAATAAATGGAGTCAAAGCTTACATGAATTTCATGAACAAGACATTGACTTTAGAAACTGAATCAGAGAAAGAGTATAAGAATACATTACAGAAAGTTGAAACCATAGTGCACAAGCACGAACCTGATGTTGTAGTGATAGAAAAAACTGTTAACAAGAGCAATAAAAAAGTATTAATACTTGAAGGGCTTGGATGTGCGAATTGTGCTGCAAAGATAGAAGCTCAAACGCAAAGCCTTGAGGGGGTAAATAGTGCGACTGTTGATTTTGTATCTAAGAAGCTGACAATTGAAGCAGTCAATAAAAAGGAATTTGGTAAAATTCTTGGAGAAGTAACAGCCATCATAAATAAACTTGAACCGGATGTTAAAATAATTGATACCGATAAAAATAAGGGTAACAATACAACAATAATGCTTGAAGGACTTGGATGCGCAAATTGCGCAGCAAAAATCGAGACAGAAGTGAGTAAGTTAGAAGACGTAAAATTTGCATCAGTTGATTTTGTATCAAAGAAACTTACGTTGGAAACTAATACAGGCATCAATATTTCTTCACTAAATGAAACAATAGAAGGTATAGTAAAGAAAATAGAGCCAGATGTTAAAGTTGTTTTTGAGGGGAATACATCCAAGGCTAATACAAAAGAAAATGATGATGACGATGAAGATAACAATAAAAAAGAAATAGCAAGGCTGATAATCGGCGGAGCAATATTTGCAGTAGGCATGATATTTAATTTCCAGAATTGGCTGGAACTAACCTTGTTTTTAATCAGTTACATTATAGTAGGTGGACCCGTTGTATTAAAAGCAATCAAGGGAATTGCAAGAGGTCAGGTATTCAGTGAACATTTTCTTATGAGCGTAGCGACCATTGGCGCATTCTTCATTGGCGAATATCCAGAAGGTGTTGCAGTTATGATGTTCTATCTAGTTGGTGAATTGTTCCAAGATCTGGCCGTGGGTCATTCCAGAAAATCGATCAGTGCATTGATGGATATACGACCTGACTATGCAAATCTTAAAATTGGTGATGAAATTAAAAAAGTGTCACCGGAAGAAGTTAACATCGGAGATATCATCGTTGTAAAACCAGGAGA from Bacilli bacterium includes these protein-coding regions:
- a CDS encoding metalloregulator ArsR/SmtB family transcription factor, with the translated sequence MARKIQPAESCDCDVIHEDTVNQVRKKMPQEETLYDLADLFKVLGDSTRIKILWALDEAEMCVCDISFLLNMTQSAISHQLRVLKQAELVKSRREGKIVFYSLEDVHVKQIFDQGLIHISEGRK